TTACAATTCCATTAAACAAATTTTACGCTTGGTCTAAAGAGCCATTTACTTTCGAAACTGTTCTAGCTTATCGCGAAGCGGCAACGTATCAAAACTTTGGTATTTACTTCGAAAATTCTGATGTAAAACTATCTAATGTAACAGGAAACGCAAGCGAAGTAGAATTTCCTTCAAAAGCAACTTCTGTAAAAGTCTACACAGACAATTGGAGAATTGTACCATTAGATACGCCAGTATACAATGATTTTAACTAACCCAACAGCCACAAAATGAAATCTAAATATATCATACCAATAATTGCTTCATCATTAATGATTTTGTCATCCTGCGATGATAATTTGATGGAGTGGGGAAAAGACCCAGAGCACGGAGAAGTTACAGGAGCCGAACTTCCGTTGGCTTTAGTAGAAAAAATAAGCCGTTACGAACCGTTAAAAAACTATTCTGATTTTTCTTTAGGAAACGGAATAGGAATAAGTTTGTACATGAACGATGCTAACTATAGAAAAATTGTAAACGAAAATTTTGATGAGGTAACGCCAGGTTATGAAATGAAACATGGGGCAATGGTAAACTCCAAAGGAGAAATTGATTTTGCCAGTGTAGATGCTTTTATTGCAGCAACAAAAAGCGCAGGATTAAAAGTCTTCGGGCACACTTTGATTTGGCATTCCAACCAAAATGCAAGTTATCTAAACAGTATTATTGCCCCAACCGTAATTCCAGGTTCAAGCGGAACAAATGTCTTGGATCTAACCCCTATTAAAAGCGGAACTTTTACAGGATGGGCTAGAAATAACCCAGGGAAAGGCATTGCAACAGTTGCGAATGCTGGATTAACAAGTACTTCGCCAGCAATTCAGTTAGAATCTAGCGCAAGTTCTTCGGCAGCTTACAATTTGCAATTGACCTCGCCAAACATTCCAATTGTGGACGGGCATAATTATGAAATCTCATTTTATATCAAATCTGATGTAACAGGAAAAGGACGTATTTCATTTAATGCTTCATTGGCAAATCAGTATCCATACAAAGATTGGTTTAGCACAGGCGGAACATGGACAGAAGCTTTTGCAACCACTTCTTCTTGGCAGCAAGTTAAAATTAAATTAGCGCCAGGCGATTTTAAAGCAGGTAGTACAAGTTTTCAGTTTAATTTAGATTTAGGATATCTTCCAAATGTAACTTATCTGATTGATGCTAATACACTAGCAGTTGTCGATCTTGATGCTGTGACAGGACCAGTTAATTTAGTTTCTAACGGAACATTTAATTCTGGAATAACAGGATGGAGCAAAGCCAATGGAGCAACAGATGCATTAAGCGCAGCAGGAGCGTCAGACGCTTACGAAGGAAGTGGAGCTATGAAAGTAGTCAATGCCACATCTGACGCAGGAAACCAATGGAAAACGCAAATTCAGACTACTTTTACTTCTGCATTAGTAGCAGGAAAAAGTTATACCATTTCTTATATGATTCGTTCTGAAGCTGCAGGTTCTGTAAGATGTTCAACAACTCCATCAGATGTAGCAAGTTATCAAGGCGATCAGGCAACTGCTACAAGTTGGAAACAAATCGAGTGGAAAATCACAGCAAAAGGCGGTGAAACAGGTTTTGGTTTCGATTTAGGAGGAGCGGCAGGAACATATTATATCGATAATGTTTTGGTAACCGATGGCGCTGCAACTGGCGGAGGCGCGACAGCTCCAGTTACAATTGAGAAAACAGATGCAGAGAAAACTAAAATTATTAGCGATGCTATGACAGATTGGATTTCTAAAATGATGACGCATTATAAAACAAGCGTTTTCTCTTGGGATGTGGTAAATGAACCAATGAAAGAAGATGGAACTCTAAGAAACGGGACAGAAGGCGATACGGCTTCAGATTATTTCTCATGGGTTAAATATCTTGGAAAAGATTATGCTGTAACGGCTTTCAAACTAGCGCGTCAATATGGAAACGAAACAGATAAGCTTTTCATCAACGATTATAACTTAGAATCGAGATTAGATAAATGTGACGGATTAATCGAGTACGTAAAATATATTGAAGAGAAAGGTGCTAAAATTGACGGAATCGGAACACAGATGCACATTGGTTTAACAACAGAGAAAGATAAAATTGTTCAGATGTTCCAAAAACTGGCAGCCACTGGAAAATTGATCAAAATCTCTGAATTAGACATCAGATTAGGAACTGCGACACCAACAGTTGCACAGCAAGCTTCTCAGGCAGAAATGTATCAGTATGTTATTGATATGTACAAAAAATATATTCCTGCAGCTCAGAAATATGGAATTACAATTTGGGGAGTATCAGATAATTCTAAAGAACATGAATACTGGCTTCCAAATGAGTCTCCAAATCTTTGGGATGCAAATTACGTTCGTAAGCACGCTTACAAAGGCGCAGCAGATGGTCTTGCAGGAAAAGATGTGAGTTTAGGTTTCTCAGGAGAATTACAAAAACCTTAAGTATTTAATTAGTAATAATATCCATAGTGCAAGTCTGTAAAAGGGTCTGCACTATGGATTATTTATTTTCTTAACTTTTATTGCTCAAGATTTATCGAAGCAAAAAACAAATCAAAATGGCTTTCAATCTTAAAACAAACCGAATAAGCGTTTTTACAAAAGGCAAATTGTTTCTCATTGCATTCTGTACGATACAATTTGGGTTTAGTCAAAACATACCTCATCTTCAAAAGATAGGAAATAAAACACAGTTAGTTGTCAACCAAAAACCATTCTTAATACGAGGCGGAGAGTTAGGAAATTCCTCTGCAACTAGTATGGAAAGCATGGAAATGATATGGTCTAAATTGACCGATATGAACCTCAACACTGTTTTAACTCCGATTTATTGGGAATTGATAGAAGCGCAAGAAGGCAAGTTTGATTTTCAGTTAGTAGATGATTTGATTCTTCGTGCACGAAAAGAAAACTTAAAACTCGTTTTTCTTTGGTTTGGATCCTGGAAAAACAGCATGTCGAGCCACGCGCCAGAATGGATAAAACTCAACCAGAAAAAATATCCTAGAGTTAAAGACGATAAAAACAAAAGCCACGAAATCCTGACACCTTTTAGCGAAAATAATCTTCAGGCCGATTTGAATGCTTTCAAAAAACTGATGGCGCATATCAAAGATTTCGATCAAAATGACCAAACTGTAATTATGATTCAGGTTGAAAATGAAATCGGAATGCTGCCAACCGCAAGAGATTATCATCCGTTAGCCAATGAAGCTTTCAAAAGAGAAGTTCCAAAAGAATTGCTGCAGTATCTTCAAAAAAATAAAGACAAACTTGCTCCAGAATTTTTAGAAATTTGGAAGAAGAACGGATTCAAAACAAAAGGAAATTGGGAAGAAATTTTTGGAAAAGGTTTACATACAGACGAAATTTTCATGGCTTGGTATTTTTCTAAGTTCACCAATATCGTTGCAAAGGCCGGAAAAGACGCTTATCCAATTCCGATGTTTGTAAATGCAGCTTTGAATGCTCCAGAAAAAAAGCCAGGACAATATCCAAGTGCAGGACCGTTGCCTCATATTATGGACGTTTGGAAAGCCGCTGGAAATTCAATTGATTTTTTAGCACCCGATTTTTACAATCCGTCATTTAAACAATGGAACGATTTGTTTACCCGCCAAGGCGATCCGTTATTTATTCCAGAACACCGTTTTGATGAAACTGCACCATTTAAAGGTTTGTATGCTATTGGACATTACGAAGCCATTGGTTTTTCTCCATTTTCGATAGAATCTGTTGCCGATGCCAAAAAAGAACCTTTAGGAAAAATATACGATTTAATACAACAGTTAACTCCCACAATTGAAAAATATAAAGGACAAGGAAAAATTGATGGTGTTTTATTAGACAAAGAAAACAATACACAGATGATTAAAATGGGCGATTACGAATTCACTTTCAAACACGATTATACCCTAAATTGGTCAGACGGAGCAAAAGCAGAAACTTGGCCAATGTCAAGTGCAATCATTATAGAAATCGCCAAAGATGAATTTTATATTTCCGGATCAGGAATTGTAGTTACTTTTAAACCTTTAAAGGAAAATGTAAACGCAGGAATTCTAAAAACAGATCAAGGCCGATTTGATAATGATAAATGGAAAACAATAAGACATTTCAACGGAGATCAAACCCATCAAGGCAGACATTTACGAATCTCAGTGGGCGATTACGAAATCCAAAAAATAAAATTATATACGTATGAGTAATATTTTTTTTCGCCACGAATTCACGAATTTTTCTAATACCTACTTTGTGTAAATGATTCAAATTAAACGAATTTTAATTCGTGAAATTCGCTTGTTGCAGACAAAGTAATGAATATAAAAAAATCGTGAATTCGTGGCAGAAAAAAAACTCGCCACAAAAAGTAAAAACGCAATGAAAAAAGTATTACTAGCATTTCTAATAACTTTTAGCATCAATGCTCAAATAAAACTTCCAAGACTTATTAGCGACGGAATGGTTTTGCAGCGCGATACCAAAGTCAATATTTGGGGATGGGCATCGCCAAATGAAAAAATAGAACTCAATTTTAAAGGAAAAAAATACAACACAACAACCGCTCAAGATGGAAAATGGTCGATCCAGCTTCCATCTCAAAAAGCAGGCGGACCGTATGAAATGACTTTAAAAGCATCCAATACCATTGTATTAAAAAACATTCTTTTTGGAGACGTTTGGCTCTGTTCCGGACAATCGAACATGGAACTTCCAATGGATCGATTGAAAGACAAATACAAAGAAGAAATTGCAAAATCTGCCAATCCGAATATTAGACAATTTTTAGTTCCCGATGAGTATTATTTTGCTAAAGAAAGAAACGATTTTTCATCTGGCTCTTGGGTTGAAGCAAATCCTGTAAGCGTTTTACAATTTACAGGAGTTGGATATTTTTTCGCTTCAGAAATTTATGATAAATATAAAATTCCAATTGGATTAATCAACAGTGCTTTGGGAGGTTCTCCTGCAGAATCGTGGATTAGCGAAGAAAACATTAAAAAATTCCCCGAATATGAGCAGGAATATCTAAAATTCAAAGACGGAAAACTCGAAAAACAAATCGACGAAAACGACCGAAAAGTAAGTTCAAATTGGTATAAATTACTGAATGAAACAGACTTGGGACTAAAGGAAAAATGGAGAAATTCGGTTGAAACTTCAGATTGGAACGAAATGAATATTCCAGGTTATTGGGCTGATGGCGAACTCGGAAAAATAAATGGTTCGGTTTGGTTTAAAAAGGATTTTGCTCTTGAAAAAGTAAAAGAAAATCAGGCAAAATTGATTTTAGGACGAATTGTAGATGCCGACTCTGTTTTTGTAAACGGACATTTCGTTGGAACCACTTCATATCAATATCCGCCAAGAATTTATTCTTTTAATGCTAATGTTTTAAAAGAAGGAAAAAACGAAATTACAGTTCGAATCATCAACAATTCTGGAAAAGGAGGCTTTGTGCCAGATAAACCTTACGAATTAATTATAGGCGATAAAACTATTGATTTAAAAGGAAATTGGAAATACAAATTAGGCTCAAAAATGGAACCGCTACCAGGACAGACTTTTGTACGGTGGAAACCTGTCGGGCTTTATAATGCTATGATTGCGCCACTAAAAGATTATCCAATAAAAGGTGTTTTATGGTATCAAGGTGAAGCCAATACTAAAAAGCCATCAGAATATGGTCTTCTAATGGAAGCCTTAATTTCTAATTGGCGCGCGCAATGGAAACAAGAAAAATTGCCATTTTTATTGGTGCAACTTCCAAATTTTATGGAACCAAAAACAGAACCAACAGAAAGCAATTGGGCGGCTTTAAGACAACAGCAATTAAATACGCTGAAAGTTCCAAATACAGGCTTGGCGATAACAATAGATTTAGGCGAATGGAATGATATTCATCCTTTAAACAAATATGATGTTGGGAAAAGGTTAGCGTTACAAGCAAGAAAATTGGTTTACGGAGAGAAAAATTTAACTGCTTCTGGTCCGCTTTTTCAATCGATCAAACAAAATGGGAATAAACTGATTTTAAGTTTTTCAGATATTGGAACAGGATTGCAAATCAAAAACGGAAATGAACTGAAAGAATTTGCCATTGCAGGAACCGATGGGAAATTTGTTTGGGCGAATGCAATTATTGAAGGAGATAAAATCGTTGTTTGGAATGATGCGGTTGCAAATCCAGTAAAAGTGCGTTACGCTTGGGCAGATAATCCAGTTGAAGCTAATTTATACAATAAAGAAAACTTACCGGCTTCACCTTTTGAAGCTAGTTTTAAGTAGTTTTTTTTCATTTTTTTTAGCCACGAATTTCAAGAATTACACTAATTTATTCACTTTGTGTTTTAATTTATTCGAATTTTACGAATTAAAAAAATTAGTGAAATTGAATTTTAATCGGCAAAGAATTAGTGTAATCCGTGAATTGCTTCGCCTGTTCGCTATCGCTCGGGTCGTGGCTAAAAAAAATCATTTCAAATTCTCCACCAATGTCTTCAAAAAAGCAGTAACTGCTTTTTTCTCATACACTTCTTTCAAAGAAATCAGCATTGCAGTTCGGGTCATATTTTCTCCTTTTATCGGAATGGCATACAAATCATTTTCGTCTTCAATTGTAGTTTTCGTTAAAATCGTGTGCCATTTTCCTGTTTTAATTAATTCAAGTAAAGTTGGAATGTCATTTATTTCAATCGTAACATTTGGATGCAAATTATTTTTTTCGAATGCCTTGCTGATAAATTGAGTTGTGCTAAAACCGCCAGCAGGCATTGCAAGAGGCAACGTACTAATTTCTTCAAGAGAAATTGTCTTTTTATTTTTTAAAGAAGTTTCAGAAGAAGTAACCAAAGCCATTGGCGAAGTAAACAATTCTAAATATTTAAAATGAGCCTCAGAAGCAATTTCTTCAAAAGTTAGAATAACATCAAGCTGAAAATGATTTAGTTTTTGAATGAGTTCTTGCGAAGTTCCAAAGATAATTTCGAATTGAATTTTAGGGTATTCCGAACTAAACAAAATCAAAGCTTTTGTAACAACATGTCGTAAAGCGTATGTAACGCCAATGGCAATTTTTCCAGTTTCGAGTTTATTTAAATCTTTTAATAATTGAAGTCCGTCAGAGGCTTTGTTAACCGATTGCTGCGCGTAGAACGAAAATAATTCTCCAGCTTCTGTCAATGTAATTCGTTTTCCAATTCTATTGAAAAGCGGAACTTGAAGTTCGTCTTCTAATTGTTTAATTTGTTGCGATAAAGTACTCTGACTGATATAAAGCGCAGAAGCCGCTTCGGTAAAATTCAGTAATTCTTTTGCTTTCAGAAAATATTTAAGTTGGCGAAGTTCCATTTCTAAATCGGTTTTATCGATTGATTATATCGAAAAATAAGGTTTTACAAATATAGAAATTCTTAAGAACTTTGCTTTGTTATACAATTACAAACAAAACAAAATGAAAATTATAGCATTACAAGAAGGAAATTACATTGTCAATTCTCAAAAAGAATTTCAGCTTTTAACAGAAAATATAATCGATTCTGGTTTAAAAATGGCAATTCAGCCTTTTCTTGTTATTACAGATCATGATGTTATTTTAATAGATTTCGGTTTAGGATTTGTTAATAATGGTGTTCCGTTTATTTACGAAATGCTGGCAAAAAATAATATCGAACCTCGACAGATTACTAAAATTCTGGTTTCACATCTACATAAAGATCATATAGAAGGAATTGGTTATTTTGAAAATAATCAATTTGTTCAAAATTTCCCAAATGCTACGATTTACATTCAAGAACGAGAAATAGATTTTGCTTTAGAACAATTGCAAAATCCGTCGTACGTTCCTGAAATATTAAATGTGCTGAAACAATTGCCAAATGTTGAATTATTAAATGAGGACAGCGGGCAAATTACCGACGAAGTTTATTTTGAAGTTACAGCAGGACATACCAAATTTCAACAAGTATTTTGGATTAAAACCGATGACGAAATTGTTTTTTATGGAGCAGATGATTTGCCACAAAAAAGATATTTAAAATTTCCTGTTGCCTACAAAACCGACTTTGATGGAAAGCGTGCTATGGAATCTCGTAAGAAATGGGAACAGCAGGCAAAAGAAGAGAATTGGAAAGTGCTTTTGTATCATGATATGAGGACACCTGTTTTAGATTTTGCCGAAGAAAGAAGTGAGATGAAAGATGCTGTGTAGGATAAAGAGGAAAGAATAAAGAGGAAAGAATAAAGAGGAAAGAATAAAGAGGAAAGAATAAAGAGGAAAGATTATTAGATGAAAAATATAGAAACAATTCCGGCTTTAATTATTTACGGATCTTTAGCACCTGGAGAATCCAATCATTCGGTTATGGATCCGATTAAGGGAGAATGGAAAAAAGCAATTATAAAAGGAAAACTTGAAGAAGGAGGTTGGGGCTCTTCATTAGGGTATAACGGTTTTATTGCTGTTAATAATGAAGAAGCCGAAATAATAAAGGCGTATGTTTTATTTTCGGAAGATTTGACTTCGCATTGGAATTATCTCGATGAATTTGAAGGTGATGGTTATACGCGAATTCAAACCGAATATGAGCTGGAAAATGGAGAAAAAGGAATTGGATACATTTATGCTTTGAAACAATAAAAGGAAAATTCAGATTAAATTATTTAGTCTGAATTTTTTTTTAGCAGAAAACAAAAGAAACAAAACACTCTTTACTTTTTCTTCCAAAGAATTACGCAAGATCGAGAATGCTTTGGTAATCTGCGCTTCAACGGTTTTGATGGAAACATCCAAATGTTCTGCTATTTCAATATTTGTTAAACCTTCTTTTTTACTTAAAATAAAAACCTCTTTGCATTTTGGCGGTAAATTCTGTATCTCTTTATTTACGGCATTCAAAACCCTTTGGAAAGATTCAGAATCTTCTTCCTGAACAATTCCGTTTAAAGCGTCGTGATATGATTTTTCAAGAGAAAATAAAGATTGATTTTTTCTATACAAATCGATAAACTCATTATATACCAATTTGTAAAGAAAACTTTTTAGAGAATGATCTGTTTTTAATCTTGTGCGTTGTTCCCAAACTTTTATAAAAACATTCTGCACAATATCTTCGGCGCTGTAAACATTCTTTACCAAGCTGTTAGCATACACGCAAAGTTTATGATGATAGGTGTCGATAAGATACGTGTATGCACTTTCATCTCCATTTCGTAGAGACTCAATTAGAATAGTATTATCGCTGTAATCATCAATCTTCATAAAAACAAATATATAAATTAATAGTTTTTGAGGTTAAAAAGTAAACTTAATTTGCTCAAATCGACCTTTTTTTTGTCTTTCTATTTGAAAATTATTACAAATAAAAAAGGAAGAAAAATGCAAATATAAATCTTTTAGTTTGCAATATCTATCAAATTAGTCGAGTTTTATTGAGAGAAAACACTTGCGAAAAATAAAAAAATCAGTAAAATGAAAAAAACTTTATGAAATTGTTAGGGTTTTGTTTTTTGGCTTCGTAATAATATCAAAAACAACTAAAATGACAGTAAAAAAGTCAGAGAGACTAATTGTTAAATTTATCACAAATCAGGCTTCTCAAGAAGAGATTGAGCAGCTTACAGAGTGGTTAAAAGAAGAAGAGAATCAAATTGCATTTAAGGATTTTGTGCAAACCAATTATGCAATTGATACTGCTTTGAACACTTTTGATTCGACCGAAGTTAGAAAACAGCTTTCGGAAAGAATCAATAAGGAAAATAATGTTTTTTACAAACGAAGATTTTCATCTTATTATAAATATGCTGCGGTTTTAATTGTGGCTTTGGGAGGTTTTTATTTCTATAAAAATTCTACGGCAGAACAAGTTAAACAAAATGTTATTGTGCCGAGAGTTGATGAGATTGTTTTACAATTTGATAACGGCGCATCTGAAACTATTGATATTTCTGGAGAAAAAAATGTTACGGATAAAGACGGAAATATTATTGGAAAACAAGAGAAAAACAGATTGGTTTACAATAAAGCTTTTGCTGAAGGAGAATTGGTTTACAATACATTAAAAATTCCGTACGGCAAAAAATTTGAGGTGCAGCTATCAGACGGAACTTTAGTGCATTTGAATTCTGGAACGTCATTTAAATATCCAGTTCAGTTTGTCAAAAAACAAAATAGAGAAGTGTATTTAACGGGTGAAGCTTATTTTGAAGTTAGTAAAGATAAAAGCCATCCGTTTACGGTAAATACGCAGCAAGTTAATGTTGAGGTTTTAGGAACTAAGTTCAATGTAGATTCGTATAGTAATAATAGCAGTACAGATATTGTGTTGGTCGAAGGTAAAGTTTCGCTATATAAGGATCAGAAGACCAACCACAATCAGGTTTATTTAACACCAGGTTTTAAAGGTTCGGCTCAACAAGGACAGAGCGAAATTGAAATCGAACAGGTTAATACGGATTATTATACCGATTGGGTAAAAGGAAGTCTGGTTTTTAAAAATGCTTCTTTTGATGCGATTATCAAAAAGTTAGAACGCCAATACAATGTGACTTTCATTAACAGAAATAAAACACTCGGAAAAGAAATTTTCAACGCCCGCTTTGATAATGAACCAATTGAAGTTGTCTTGAAATATTTTAGCGATAGTTATGCGATTGATTACAAAATTGACCGAGATAAGATTACTATTAAATAGAGAGAAGAAAGAGTAAAGAGTAAAGAAGAAAGAGTAAAGAAGAAAGAGTAAAGAAGAAAGAAGAAAGAAGAAAGAGCGAAGAAATAAGATTGAGAAATCTAAAATCAACAATCTGAAATCTAAAATCTAAAATCAACAGGCCTATGTAACAAAAATCCAAAAAGAAAAGGATCGTTATAAAAAAACCGGAAAATGCGCCAACATTTCCCGGTAGAGTATATGCGGTCAGTTAATTAACCAACCAACATTAAAAAAAACATTTAAAAGTATGAAAAAACTCTTGAACAAAATCAGGTTTGATAAGCCTTTTTTGAAATTTGATTTGAAAATGAAATTGACCACATTATTTCTGCTAACTGCCTTAACAGTAATGCACGCCGGAACCACTTATTCTCAAAAAAACAAGATCTCTTTTAATGCGAGCAACATGACTGTTGCAAAAGTGATTGAGAGACTTGAATATACTACAGATTACAGATTTGTATACAATGTAAGATCTGTAGATTTAAACAGAGTAATCGACGTAAATGCATACGAAGCTTCAATAGAAGTTATTTTAAATAAAATTTTTAATAATACGAGTACCGATTTTAAAGTATCAGGAAACCACATTATCCTGACGCCTAGAAAGGTCTCTGAAGAAAAAACGGAAGAGAAAAAAACTGTTGCAGATTTTATTGTAAAAGGTCGCGTAACCGATGAAAAAGGGATGCCTTTAGTTGGTGCTGCAATTTCTGATAACGGTTCGGGTAGAGGAGTTCAGACTGATTTCAATGGAGAATATCAAATTATCACGGTAGGCAGCGAAACTACTTTGGCATTTGCTTATTTAGGATATGTAAGACAAGAAATAAAAGTTGAGGGAAGAAGTGTTATTAATGTCGTTTTAAAAGAAGATGTCCTTGAACTTGAAGGACTAGTTTTAAAAACTGGTTACCAAGATATATCTGCAGAAAAAGCAACAGGATCTTTCTCAAGTTTAAAAGCAAAGGATTTTCAAGAACAACGTTTAAACAGTTTAGATAAAATTTTAGAAGGACGTGTTGTTGGATATCAGGATGGAAGAATTCGTGGAACAACTTCCATGAGAGGGGTAACTGCACCTTTATATGTTATTGACGGTTTTCCTGTCGAAAATACAAGATTAACTCCTTATGCAAGTATAGAAGAAAATCTTCCTAGTTTAAACTTAGAAGATATTGAAACGATTACAGTTTTAAAGGATGCCGCAGCTTCTTCTATTTATGGTGCTCGTGCTGCAAATGGAGTGGTGGTTATTACAACGAAAAAAGCAAAAGAAGGAAAAACAACTATTTCGTTTTCAAGTAATTTAACTGTTACGCCTTATCGAAATTATACAGACAATCTTACTAATTCTGCTGATATTATTGGTTTAGAAAAGGGATGGGCAGATGGAAATCCTAATTTAAAAACGGCTAATTCAGCTACTTATGCACAGTCTTTATTGAATAATGCAGTATTTCAAAGTCTAGGAATGCAGACTATTTTAAATGGCTATGCAGGAAATATTTCTCAAACAGATATGAATAATCGCTTGAATCAATTGGGTTCTCAAGGTTATAAATATTATGATGATGTAGCAAAATACGCAAAACGCGATCAGTATTTTATGCAGCATAATCTTAGTTTAGGTAAAGCTAGTGAAAGCAATACTTTTAATGCCTCTATAACTTACAAAGACAATCAGCTAGAAGATCGATATTCTGAAAACCAATCGGTTGGAATTAATTTAAAAAACTCAACGCAAATTAACAGCTGGCTGTCTTTAGATTTGGGAACTTATTTAAATTACGGAATAGGAGATACTCAGTATTATAATCCTCTTAATCCAACTACAATACCAGCTAATCCAGGTTATAAATGGCAGCCATATAATCAGTTGGTTAATGCTGATGGAACTAATTTTGTTTCTACAGCTGCTTCTCGTTACAATAATTTTACGCTTAATTCGATGCAAACGTATGGTCTTTACAATATGGATATTACGCCAATGGATGAATTAGGAAGAAATTTAACTGAAAATAAAAATTTCTTGAACAGAACGTTTGCTAAGTTTAATGTGAAATTCAGCAAAGCATTTACTTACAATGCCATGTTCCAATATGAATTTGCTTCAGATCGCGCAAGCCAATTATTTGATAGAGAATCATATTATGTGAGATATAAAGTAAATAGCTTGGTGACAATTGTGAATAATAAAGCGGTTTACAATTTGCCTTATGGAGATATTATCAAAGAAACCAATCAGTTTTCTAATGCTTATAATTTCCGTCAGCAATTGAATTTCAATCAGACTTTTGCTGAAAAGCATGATTTTTCTGCAATTGCAGGTATGGAAATTCGTCATTCTAAACAAGAATATAACGATAACACACGCTATGGTTACGATTCGCAAGCTTTAGCATTCACGGCAATAAATCAAGCCGATTTATTAAAAGTATATGGATCTGTTTTTGGTGGTTATATGTCACAAAATGATTTTGGATTAGAAAAAGAATTGCAAAATCGTTATGTTTCGGTTTACTCAACAGGAGGTTACACGTATGACAAAAGATATACCCTATCTGGAAGTATTCGTTGGGATCGTTCTAACCTTTGGGGAACAGACAGTAAATACCAAAACAAGCCAATCTGGTCTGTAGGTGCGGGGTGGAATATCAACAACGAATCATTTTTTGATGTTGCTTGGGTAGATGCTCTTAAACTGCGTGGATCTTATGGTATTGCCGGAAACATCGCCAAAGATACAGCGCCATATTTAACAGCTTTTTATTATGCTAATCCTAATGTTGGAGGAACTTATGGAAGTGTGGGGCAACGTCCAAATCCTGAATTGTCTTGGGAAAAAACAACTACGACCAATATTGGTTTTGATTTCTCTTTCTTTAAAAGCAGATTAGGCGGAACGCTAGATTTATACAACAAAAAAGGTCAAAATTTGTTAGCTACTAGTCAAGGAATTCCAACAGAAGGATTCGGATATTCTTCTTACACGCTTAATAATGGAGAAATGACCAACAGAGGTGTCGAAGCTACTTTAAGAGGAACAATTGTAAAAAC
The Flavobacterium humidisoli DNA segment above includes these coding regions:
- a CDS encoding SusC/RagA family TonB-linked outer membrane protein — protein: MKKLLNKIRFDKPFLKFDLKMKLTTLFLLTALTVMHAGTTYSQKNKISFNASNMTVAKVIERLEYTTDYRFVYNVRSVDLNRVIDVNAYEASIEVILNKIFNNTSTDFKVSGNHIILTPRKVSEEKTEEKKTVADFIVKGRVTDEKGMPLVGAAISDNGSGRGVQTDFNGEYQIITVGSETTLAFAYLGYVRQEIKVEGRSVINVVLKEDVLELEGLVLKTGYQDISAEKATGSFSSLKAKDFQEQRLNSLDKILEGRVVGYQDGRIRGTTSMRGVTAPLYVIDGFPVENTRLTPYASIEENLPSLNLEDIETITVLKDAAASSIYGARAANGVVVITTKKAKEGKTTISFSSNLTVTPYRNYTDNLTNSADIIGLEKGWADGNPNLKTANSATYAQSLLNNAVFQSLGMQTILNGYAGNISQTDMNNRLNQLGSQGYKYYDDVAKYAKRDQYFMQHNLSLGKASESNTFNASITYKDNQLEDRYSENQSVGINLKNSTQINSWLSLDLGTYLNYGIGDTQYYNPLNPTTIPANPGYKWQPYNQLVNADGTNFVSTAASRYNNFTLNSMQTYGLYNMDITPMDELGRNLTENKNFLNRTFAKFNVKFSKAFTYNAMFQYEFASDRASQLFDRESYYVRYKVNSLVTIVNNKAVYNLPYGDIIKETNQFSNAYNFRQQLNFNQTFAEKHDFSAIAGMEIRHSKQEYNDNTRYGYDSQALAFTAINQADLLKVYGSVFGGYMSQNDFGLEKELQNRYVSVYSTGGYTYDKRYTLSGSIRWDRSNLWGTDSKYQNKPIWSVGAGWNINNESFFDVAWVDALKLRGSYGIAGNIAKDTAPYLTAFYYANPNVGGTYGSVGQRPNPELSWEKTTTTNIGFDFSFFKSRLGGTLDLYNKKGQNLLATSQGIPTEGFGYSSYTLNNGEMTNRGVEATLRGTIVKTPSFSWDATVLYAYNKNKVDFVNVKAPVYYLQLDYPMAYPRVGTSFNSIYGYQWAGLSNTGIPQVYDASGTAVKYNPGQIDAIKDYGSTVPIHSGSFHTSANYKNFSLSALFIYELGHKVRNTFLPMLSNNYNGALGGYVTDITVVNNNIANRWMKPGDEAFTNVPRAVYEYEADFNSESRTIYSYADINILDASNLRLSNISLAYQMPKDIIKRVKLDGVRFNLNAENVYTFAKSRDAKYMLGGFISPSFVMGVNVNF